Below is a genomic region from Citrobacter europaeus.
ATCGGGCGCCATGCGCTGCGCCATGGCTGGGTGATGCCGCTGGGCAACCGTAACGTGCAGACCGTGCTGGCAGAAGAAATGGCAGACGCGGCGCAAAGCGCTCTGCTTGCTGCTGCCGGTTTTGATGCCGATCTGCTTCTGCAGACGCTGGACCTGACAACCGATCTGGATATGCCGGACCAGTCGCGGGCGCGCCTGCATAAAGCCATCGGCGCTGTACTGAGCGAAAGCAACCCGGCGTCTGCCCTGAATCACCTTACTCATGCGCTGCAGCTTGATCCCCGCTGCGGTGTGAAAAAAGAAAAGCAGCAGATGGAGCGCAGACTGCGCAATGACAGCCGCTAAAGAACGTGCCCCGCGCACGGGCGGCACGGGATGGCGAAAGGCACTGCCACATCAAAATTCCGTCCACCGCCCACTTATTCAGGAGAAAGCCGCATGAAGTTTGTTGCGCCCGAACAGGCACCGGAACAGGCGGAGGTCATCAAAAATACGCCGTTCTGGCCTGATGTGGACCTGTCGGAATTTCGCAGTGTGATGCGAACTGACGGCACAGTGACGCAGCCGCGTTTAAAGCAGGTTGTGCTGACGGCTATTTCTGAGGTTAACGCTGAGCTGTACGACTTCCGCAACCGCCAGCAGTTGCTGGGCTACCGGGCACTGGCTGAGGTTCCTGCAGAAATGCTGGACGGCAAAAGCGAACGTATCCAGCACTACCACAACGCCGTTTTTTGCTGGGCGCGCGCCGTGCTCAATGAGCGTTATCAGGACTATGACGCCACGGCGTCAGGCGTGAAGCGCGGGGAGGAGCTGGCGGAGGCCAGCGGCGATCTGTGGCGTGATGCCCGATGGGCTATCAGCCGGGTGCAGGATGCACCGCACTGTACGGTGGAGCTTATCTGATGAAAGTGCGTGCGCATCAGTATGACACGGTGGACGC
It encodes:
- a CDS encoding head completion/stabilization protein, with the translated sequence MKFVAPEQAPEQAEVIKNTPFWPDVDLSEFRSVMRTDGTVTQPRLKQVVLTAISEVNAELYDFRNRQQLLGYRALAEVPAEMLDGKSERIQHYHNAVFCWARAVLNERYQDYDATASGVKRGEELAEASGDLWRDARWAISRVQDAPHCTVELI